The following are from one region of the Streptomyces rubrogriseus genome:
- a CDS encoding FAD-dependent oxidoreductase, whose protein sequence is MRQRIAVVGGGPAGLAFARVMHRHGRHVAVLERDPAPDARPPGGALDLHEGLGQLAMDKAGLLAEFQALSRPEGQAMRILDPDGAVLRDWRPDPAERANPEIDRGQLRDLLLGPLDIRWGRGVTKVVPGARDGVLVHFEDGRQEAFDLVIGADGAWSRTRPAVSPVTPHYTGVTSVETSLDDVDTRHPDLATLVGDGSVAVYGVNRAVVAQRNSGGHVKVHAQFRAPLDWHAHLDLGDAEAVRSRLLTLFDGWTAPVLDLLRRGTAFVHRPLHVLPVSHTWTHVPGVTLLGDAAHLMPPLGAGANLALLDGAELAESLADGRADPDDAVRAFEERMWARAGRWAKITAAGLERLVSPDPAAALAVFDQVQPSR, encoded by the coding sequence ATGAGACAACGTATCGCGGTGGTCGGCGGCGGCCCCGCAGGACTTGCCTTCGCCCGTGTCATGCACCGCCACGGCCGTCACGTCGCCGTCCTCGAACGCGACCCCGCCCCCGACGCCCGTCCCCCGGGCGGCGCCCTGGACCTGCACGAAGGGCTGGGCCAGCTCGCCATGGACAAGGCGGGGCTGCTGGCCGAGTTCCAGGCGTTGTCCCGGCCCGAGGGCCAGGCCATGCGCATCCTGGACCCGGACGGGGCCGTACTGCGCGACTGGCGACCGGATCCGGCGGAACGGGCCAATCCGGAGATCGACCGCGGGCAACTCCGTGACCTGCTGCTCGGCCCGCTCGACATCCGGTGGGGCCGAGGTGTGACGAAGGTGGTGCCGGGGGCCAGGGACGGTGTACTGGTCCATTTCGAGGACGGGCGCCAGGAGGCGTTCGACCTGGTGATCGGCGCGGACGGCGCCTGGTCCCGCACCCGCCCGGCGGTCTCCCCGGTGACTCCGCACTACACCGGCGTCACCTCGGTCGAGACCTCACTGGACGACGTCGACACCCGGCACCCCGACCTCGCCACCCTGGTCGGCGACGGCTCGGTGGCCGTGTACGGCGTGAACCGGGCCGTCGTCGCCCAGCGCAACAGCGGCGGCCACGTCAAGGTGCACGCCCAGTTCCGCGCGCCACTGGACTGGCACGCGCACCTCGACCTCGGGGACGCGGAGGCCGTGCGGTCGCGTCTGCTGACGCTGTTCGACGGCTGGACCGCTCCCGTCCTCGACCTCCTCCGCCGCGGCACCGCGTTCGTCCACCGACCCCTGCACGTCCTGCCCGTGTCCCACACCTGGACCCACGTTCCCGGAGTGACGCTCCTGGGCGACGCCGCGCATCTGATGCCTCCCCTGGGGGCGGGCGCCAACCTCGCGCTGCTGGATGGCGCCGAACTCGCCGAGTCCCTCGCCGACGGCCGCGCGGATCCGGACGACGCCGTCCGCGCCTTCGAGGAACGGATGTGGGCACGGGCCGGACGGTGGGCGAAGATCACGGCGGCGGGTCTGGAACGCCTCGTGAGCCCGGATCCCGCCGCGGCCCTCGCCGTCTTCGACCAGGTCCAGCCGTCGCGTTGA
- a CDS encoding TetR/AcrR family transcriptional regulator, which translates to MTVWDRPEPPHRPVPLDRERIVAAAVALADEGGLTAVSVRKVAARLDAGPMRLYGFISTKDELFDLMVDAVYAEILPEERAGDWREALRVLAHRTRQAALRHPWLADLLGGRPALGPNGLAVAEATLAALDGLADVDTAMRAVETVSSYFTGAVRREIADLRAERATGLSKPEWQRAHGPHLTRMLATGRYPALARAVHDGTHVDAEESFATGLDWVLDAVAVRLARPPGS; encoded by the coding sequence ATGACTGTCTGGGACCGGCCGGAGCCGCCGCACCGCCCCGTACCGCTCGACCGCGAGCGGATCGTCGCCGCCGCGGTCGCGCTCGCCGACGAGGGCGGCCTGACGGCGGTGTCGGTGCGCAAGGTGGCGGCCCGGCTGGACGCCGGGCCGATGCGGCTGTACGGATTCATCTCCACCAAGGACGAGTTGTTCGACCTCATGGTGGACGCGGTGTACGCCGAGATCCTCCCCGAGGAACGGGCCGGTGACTGGCGGGAGGCACTGCGCGTCCTGGCCCACCGGACCCGGCAGGCCGCGCTGCGCCACCCGTGGCTGGCCGACCTGCTCGGCGGCCGCCCGGCCCTGGGGCCCAACGGTCTCGCCGTGGCCGAGGCGACCCTGGCCGCGCTCGACGGCCTGGCCGACGTCGACACCGCCATGCGCGCCGTGGAGACGGTCAGTTCCTACTTCACCGGAGCCGTCCGGCGCGAGATCGCGGACCTGCGGGCGGAGCGCGCCACGGGCCTGTCCAAGCCCGAGTGGCAGCGCGCCCACGGCCCGCACCTGACCCGGATGCTGGCCACCGGCCGCTACCCGGCGCTGGCCAGGGCCGTGCACGACGGCACGCACGTGGATGCCGAGGAGTCCTTCGCGACCGGCCTGGACTGGGTCCTCGACGCCGTCGCCGTCAGACTCGCCCGGCCACCGGGGAGTTGA
- a CDS encoding Re/Si-specific NAD(P)(+) transhydrogenase subunit alpha, which translates to MTGHQPAHRPPRRVGVVAESLPGETRVAATPSTVRLLLGLGYEVVVESGAGAASGFGDEAYAEAGASVGEAWAADVVLKVNAPTADETAALREGTTLVALLAPAQRPELLEALSARGVTALALDAVPRMSRAQSMDVLSSMANIAGYRAVIEAAHVFGRFFTGQVTAAGKVPPAKVLVAGAGVAGLAAVGAASSLGAIVRATDPRPEVADQVRSLGGEYLAVDVAQEESADGYAKATSADYDRAAARLYHEQARDVDVVITTALIPGRPAPRLLTAADVAAMRPGSVVVDMAAAQGGNVEGTVAGRTVVTGNGVTLIGYTDLAARLPAQASQLFGTNLVNLLRLLTPGKDGRIVIDFDDVVQRTVTVVRAGTVTWPPPPVAVSAAPPATAPPAAAPAAPVGGRPRRLTPAGRFGLIGLGMLATFLLVAFAPAQLAQNFTVFALAVVIGYYVIGKVHHSLHTPLMSVTNAISGIVVIGALVQIGHESTLVTVLSFVAILLTSVNIFGGFAVTRRMLSMFSRGESR; encoded by the coding sequence ATGACTGGACACCAACCCGCTCACCGCCCGCCTCGGCGCGTCGGCGTCGTCGCCGAGTCCCTGCCCGGGGAGACGCGCGTCGCCGCGACACCTTCGACGGTTCGTCTGCTCCTCGGCCTCGGTTACGAGGTCGTCGTCGAGTCGGGAGCCGGCGCGGCCTCCGGCTTCGGCGACGAGGCCTACGCCGAGGCGGGGGCGAGCGTCGGCGAGGCCTGGGCCGCGGACGTCGTACTCAAGGTCAACGCGCCGACCGCCGACGAGACCGCCGCACTGCGCGAAGGTACGACGCTGGTGGCCCTTCTGGCACCGGCGCAGCGGCCCGAGCTGCTCGAGGCGCTCTCCGCGCGGGGCGTCACGGCGCTCGCCCTGGACGCGGTGCCGCGCATGTCGCGGGCGCAGTCGATGGACGTGCTCAGCTCCATGGCGAACATCGCCGGGTACCGGGCGGTGATCGAGGCGGCGCACGTCTTCGGCCGCTTCTTCACCGGGCAGGTCACCGCGGCGGGCAAGGTGCCGCCGGCGAAGGTCCTCGTCGCCGGGGCCGGGGTCGCGGGGCTCGCCGCCGTCGGGGCCGCCTCCAGCCTCGGTGCGATCGTCCGCGCCACCGACCCCCGGCCGGAAGTCGCGGACCAGGTGCGGTCCCTGGGCGGCGAGTACCTCGCGGTGGACGTGGCCCAGGAGGAGAGCGCCGACGGCTACGCGAAGGCGACGTCGGCCGACTACGACCGTGCCGCGGCCCGGCTCTACCACGAACAGGCCCGTGACGTGGACGTCGTCATCACCACCGCGCTGATCCCCGGACGGCCCGCCCCGCGCCTGCTGACCGCCGCCGACGTGGCGGCGATGCGGCCCGGCAGTGTCGTCGTCGACATGGCCGCCGCCCAGGGCGGCAACGTCGAGGGGACCGTCGCGGGCCGGACCGTGGTGACCGGCAACGGTGTGACCCTCATCGGCTACACGGACCTGGCGGCCCGGCTGCCCGCCCAGGCGTCGCAGCTGTTCGGCACCAACCTGGTCAACCTGCTCCGGCTGCTCACCCCGGGCAAGGACGGCCGGATCGTCATCGACTTCGACGACGTGGTGCAGCGGACCGTGACCGTGGTCCGCGCGGGCACGGTCACCTGGCCTCCGCCACCGGTCGCCGTGTCGGCGGCCCCGCCCGCCACCGCGCCCCCGGCGGCGGCGCCCGCCGCGCCGGTGGGCGGGAGACCGCGCCGGCTCACCCCGGCCGGGCGCTTCGGCCTGATCGGCCTCGGCATGCTGGCGACCTTCCTGCTGGTCGCCTTCGCACCGGCCCAACTGGCCCAGAACTTCACGGTGTTCGCGCTGGCGGTGGTCATCGGCTACTACGTGATCGGCAAGGTCCACCACTCCCTGCACACCCCGCTGATGTCGGTGACCAACGCCATCTCGGGGATCGTGGTGATCGGCGCCCTCGTGCAGATCGGGCACGAGAGCACGCTCGTCACCGTGCTGTCCTTCGTGGCGATCCTGCTGACGAGCGTGAACATATTCGGAGGTTTCGCCGTCACCCGCCGCATGCTGTCCATGTTCTCGAGAGGCGAGTCCCGATGA
- the pntB gene encoding Re/Si-specific NAD(P)(+) transhydrogenase subunit beta has product MTSMTASRAADLVAALLFVLSLAGLSQHRTSRAGVVYGIAGMALALAATVAVSARSVSAGPVALILLAMVIGAAIGLWRARRVEMTQMPELIAVLHSFVGLAAVLVGWNSYLEVEAHGSRGRIAADLIGIHHAEVFIGVFIGAVTFTGSVVAYLKLSARIKSRPLALPGKNALNLGALALFAVLTVWFTVSPGLPLMVAVTVLALALGWHLVASIGGGDMPVVVSMLNSYSGWAAAAAGFLLDNNLLIVTGALVGSSGAYLSYIMCQAMNRSFLSVIAGGFGIEAPAGGAQEQGEHREVRAPEAAELLARARSVVITPGYGMAVAQAQHPVAELTRRLRERGVEVRFGVHPVAGRLPGHMNVLLAEAKVPYDIVLEMDEINDDFADTSVVLVIGANDTVNPSATDDPASPIAGMPVLRVWEAEQVVVFKRSMASGYAGVQNPLFFRDNTSMLFGDAKQSVEAILEALGTGTGRDTRAAAQGATAVR; this is encoded by the coding sequence ATGACGTCCATGACCGCTTCCCGCGCCGCCGACCTGGTGGCGGCCCTGCTGTTCGTCCTGAGCCTCGCCGGTCTGTCCCAGCACCGCACGTCACGCGCCGGTGTCGTGTACGGCATCGCGGGGATGGCCCTCGCCCTCGCGGCCACCGTCGCGGTCTCGGCGCGGAGCGTGTCCGCCGGGCCCGTCGCGCTGATCCTGCTCGCCATGGTGATCGGCGCCGCGATCGGCCTGTGGCGGGCGCGGCGCGTGGAGATGACGCAGATGCCCGAGCTGATCGCGGTGCTGCACAGCTTCGTCGGTCTGGCGGCCGTCCTGGTCGGCTGGAACAGCTATCTCGAGGTCGAGGCGCACGGCTCGCGGGGCCGGATCGCCGCCGACCTGATCGGCATCCACCACGCCGAGGTGTTCATCGGCGTCTTCATCGGCGCGGTCACCTTCACCGGCTCCGTGGTCGCGTACCTGAAGCTGTCCGCGCGGATCAAGTCCCGGCCGCTGGCGCTGCCCGGCAAGAACGCCCTCAATCTGGGTGCGCTGGCCCTGTTCGCGGTGCTGACCGTCTGGTTCACCGTCAGCCCGGGCCTGCCCCTGATGGTGGCCGTCACGGTCCTGGCGCTCGCCCTGGGGTGGCACCTGGTGGCCTCCATCGGCGGCGGCGACATGCCCGTCGTCGTCTCGATGCTCAACAGCTACTCCGGCTGGGCCGCGGCGGCGGCCGGCTTCCTGCTCGACAACAACCTGCTCATCGTCACCGGTGCGCTGGTCGGATCCTCGGGTGCGTATCTGAGCTACATCATGTGCCAGGCGATGAACCGTTCCTTCCTCTCCGTCATCGCGGGCGGCTTCGGCATCGAGGCTCCTGCCGGCGGTGCGCAGGAGCAGGGCGAGCACCGTGAGGTACGGGCGCCCGAGGCGGCGGAACTGCTCGCACGGGCGCGGTCCGTGGTGATCACCCCCGGTTACGGCATGGCCGTGGCGCAGGCCCAGCACCCGGTCGCGGAGCTGACCCGGCGGCTGCGCGAGCGCGGCGTCGAGGTGCGCTTCGGCGTCCACCCCGTCGCGGGGCGACTGCCCGGGCACATGAACGTGCTGCTGGCCGAGGCCAAGGTGCCGTACGACATCGTCCTGGAGATGGACGAGATCAACGACGACTTCGCGGACACCTCGGTCGTGCTGGTCATCGGCGCGAACGACACGGTCAATCCCTCGGCGACCGACGACCCCGCCAGTCCGATCGCGGGCATGCCCGTGCTGCGGGTCTGGGAGGCGGAGCAGGTCGTCGTGTTCAAGCGCTCGATGGCCTCCGGCTACGCGGGCGTGCAGAACCCGCTCTTCTTCCGGGACAACACCAGCATGCTCTTCGGCGACGCCAAACAGAGCGTCGAGGCGATCCTGGAGGCCCTCGGAACCGGGACCGGACGAGACACTCGGGCCGCCGCGCAGGGGGCGACGGCGGTGCGGTGA
- a CDS encoding DUF488 domain-containing protein: protein MTARVGYRRIYESPTPRDGKRVLVDRLWPRGVSKEKAGLDAWLRDVAPSADLRRWYHHDPQRYDEFRRRYFAELEDSDHEAALERLRDLAARDKVTLLTATKDVDHSEAAALAQWLDGS, encoded by the coding sequence ATGACGGCACGGGTCGGATACCGCAGAATCTACGAAAGTCCCACGCCCCGGGACGGCAAGCGAGTCCTCGTCGACCGGCTGTGGCCCCGCGGTGTGAGCAAGGAGAAGGCCGGTCTGGACGCGTGGCTGCGCGACGTCGCACCGTCGGCCGATCTGCGGCGCTGGTACCACCACGATCCACAGCGCTACGACGAGTTCCGGCGCCGCTACTTCGCCGAACTCGAGGATTCCGACCACGAGGCCGCGCTGGAGCGCCTGCGCGACCTGGCGGCCCGGGACAAGGTGACCCTGCTCACGGCCACCAAGGACGTGGACCACAGCGAGGCGGCCGCGCTCGCCCAGTGGCTGGACGGGTCCTGA
- a CDS encoding STAS domain-containing protein: MSEQGVAGPYGQVGCHVANGWTVVRADDEIDIAFAPLVRAEVGRRLAEGHRHFVLDLCDTPFIDSMGLGMIVAVTKLIRTHHGSMRIACPDRRLLHVFALGGLGAVYSFHDSVDKAVAQPPGAEGLAGWPYVHD, translated from the coding sequence GTGAGTGAGCAGGGCGTCGCAGGGCCGTACGGGCAGGTCGGCTGTCATGTGGCGAACGGCTGGACGGTCGTCCGGGCGGACGACGAGATCGACATCGCCTTCGCGCCGCTCGTCCGGGCCGAGGTGGGCCGGCGTCTCGCCGAGGGCCACCGGCACTTCGTACTGGACCTGTGCGACACGCCCTTCATCGACTCCATGGGCCTCGGCATGATCGTGGCCGTGACCAAGCTCATCCGGACCCATCACGGGTCGATGCGGATCGCCTGTCCGGACCGGCGGCTCCTGCACGTCTTCGCGCTCGGCGGGCTGGGCGCGGTCTACTCCTTCCACGACTCCGTGGACAAGGCCGTCGCGCAGCCTCCCGGGGCCGAGGGACTGGCCGGCTGGCCGTACGTGCACGACTGA
- a CDS encoding IclR family transcriptional regulator: MSGQEGPTLISSVQRAFRLMEAVGAHESGVPAKQLARETGLALGTTYHLLRTMVHDGYVRKLEDGTFVLGERLGALHAGSRDQTALSRVRPTLTELRDGLSAAAYLTLYEEGEIRVAEIVDGPKAPRVDLWVGFEDAGHATALGKSVLRELDAEARADYLSRHALNDLTPRTITYRAQLLRSLDAAPRGPAVTDLEEYRLGTACVAVPVRRGDTIGSLGISVDINRTACLDDAVTTLLATAERVSQGLSLTI; encoded by the coding sequence GTGAGCGGTCAGGAGGGCCCCACGCTCATCTCCTCGGTGCAGCGAGCCTTTCGCCTGATGGAAGCGGTGGGCGCCCACGAGAGCGGCGTACCGGCCAAGCAGCTGGCGCGCGAGACGGGTCTGGCCCTGGGCACCACCTACCACCTGCTGCGCACCATGGTCCACGACGGTTATGTGCGCAAACTCGAGGACGGCACGTTCGTCCTGGGGGAGAGGCTGGGCGCGCTGCACGCGGGAAGCCGCGACCAGACGGCGCTCAGCAGGGTCCGCCCCACGCTCACCGAGCTGCGGGACGGCCTGTCGGCCGCGGCGTACCTGACCCTCTACGAGGAGGGTGAGATCAGGGTCGCGGAGATCGTGGACGGCCCGAAGGCGCCCCGGGTGGATCTCTGGGTCGGTTTCGAGGACGCGGGACACGCCACGGCGCTCGGCAAGAGCGTGCTGCGCGAGCTGGACGCCGAGGCCCGCGCCGACTACCTGTCCCGCCACGCGCTGAACGACCTCACCCCGCGCACCATCACCTACCGCGCCCAGCTGCTGCGGAGCCTCGACGCCGCCCCGCGCGGCCCGGCCGTGACCGACCTGGAGGAGTACCGCCTGGGCACCGCCTGTGTCGCGGTCCCCGTCCGCCGGGGCGACACCATCGGATCGCTCGGCATCTCGGTGGACATCAACCGCACGGCCTGCCTCGACGACGCCGTGACGACGCTGCTCGCCACCGCGGAACGGGTGTCCCAGGGGCTCTCGCTCACCATCTGA
- a CDS encoding SAM-dependent methyltransferase: MSSTQGARGLDTSRPHSARMYDFYLGGKDHFPVDKQAAEAVAEAYPGIFTCARENRAFMHRATRVLAQEHGIRQWLDIGTGIPTEPNVHQVAQSVVPEARVVYADNDPLVLKYAERLMRSTPQGRTTYIEADVNDPDALLNAPELAEVLDLSRPVALSLNALMHFITDAADPYGIVERLMAALPAGSALALSHCTPDFDPPTWEKVTDIYTGGGTPVRFRSQKDVARFFDGLDLLAPGVTVGHRWRPDLPAGPDAPTDAQVSLWAGVGIKA; this comes from the coding sequence ATGAGCAGCACCCAGGGCGCGCGGGGCCTGGACACCAGCAGGCCGCACTCGGCCCGCATGTACGACTTCTACCTCGGCGGCAAGGACCACTTCCCGGTCGACAAGCAGGCGGCCGAAGCGGTCGCCGAGGCCTACCCGGGCATCTTCACCTGTGCCCGCGAGAACCGCGCCTTCATGCACCGCGCCACTCGGGTACTGGCACAGGAGCACGGCATCCGGCAGTGGCTGGACATCGGCACGGGCATCCCCACCGAGCCGAACGTGCACCAGGTGGCACAGTCCGTGGTCCCCGAGGCCCGGGTGGTCTACGCTGACAACGACCCGCTCGTCCTGAAGTACGCCGAGCGCCTCATGCGCAGCACCCCGCAGGGCCGCACCACCTACATCGAGGCCGACGTCAACGACCCCGACGCCCTGCTGAACGCGCCCGAACTGGCCGAGGTGCTGGACCTGTCCCGGCCGGTCGCCCTGTCGCTGAACGCGCTGATGCACTTCATCACCGACGCCGCCGACCCGTACGGCATCGTCGAGCGGCTGATGGCGGCCCTCCCGGCGGGCAGCGCGCTCGCGCTGAGCCACTGCACGCCCGACTTCGACCCGCCCACCTGGGAGAAGGTCACCGACATCTACACCGGCGGGGGCACGCCGGTGCGGTTCCGCTCGCAGAAGGACGTCGCCCGCTTCTTCGACGGGCTCGACCTCCTCGCCCCCGGCGTCACCGTCGGTCACCGCTGGCGACCGGACCTCCCCGCCGGTCCCGACGCCCCCACCGACGCCCAGGTCAGCCTGTGGGCCGGGGTCGGCATCAAGGCGTAG
- a CDS encoding DUF397 domain-containing protein, translating into MSTTDVPVYNGMPARDLGESGWERPWSGPNGGQCVETKQLADGRIAVRQSTDPAGPALIYTREEIGAFVRGVKQGMADHLTAGRRKGTE; encoded by the coding sequence ATGAGCACCACCGACGTCCCCGTCTACAACGGGATGCCCGCCCGCGACCTCGGCGAAAGCGGCTGGGAGCGCCCGTGGAGCGGCCCCAACGGAGGCCAGTGCGTGGAGACCAAGCAACTCGCCGACGGACGCATCGCCGTGCGTCAGTCGACGGACCCGGCCGGCCCCGCACTCATCTACACGCGCGAGGAGATCGGCGCGTTCGTCCGAGGAGTCAAGCAGGGCATGGCCGACCACCTGACGGCCGGCCGCAGGAAGGGAACGGAATGA
- a CDS encoding helix-turn-helix domain-containing protein yields MSEARSGAGTSAPTVLRMILGRRLHDMRQSAGASLADAAKALRVTPLTIRRLEKAEVALKPLYVEKLLQTYGTGQQEIDEFVALAEQANKPGWWHAYRDVLPNWFTAYVSLETGAGTLRTYEPHYVTGLLQTPAYARGVLGGGFPNGSDEELERRVGLRLRRQSLLERENAPTLWVVMEEAVLHRVVGGPEVMREQIDRLLEASELEHVSIDILPFAVGAHVGACAPFTYFRFEEPELPDVVYSEILSASMYLDERADVVAHLEAHNRMSLLTSTRASTALLNRMRKEYS; encoded by the coding sequence GTGAGTGAAGCTCGGTCCGGCGCGGGCACCAGCGCCCCGACGGTGCTGCGCATGATCCTGGGGCGCCGGCTCCATGACATGCGGCAGAGCGCGGGTGCCTCACTGGCCGACGCCGCCAAGGCACTGCGGGTGACACCCCTGACGATCCGCCGGCTGGAGAAGGCCGAAGTCGCCCTCAAACCCCTGTACGTCGAGAAGCTCCTGCAGACCTACGGCACCGGACAGCAGGAGATCGACGAGTTCGTCGCGCTCGCCGAGCAGGCCAACAAACCGGGCTGGTGGCACGCCTACCGCGACGTGCTGCCCAACTGGTTCACCGCGTACGTGAGTCTGGAGACCGGCGCCGGCACGCTGCGCACCTACGAACCCCACTACGTCACCGGGCTGCTCCAGACCCCCGCCTACGCCCGCGGCGTCCTGGGCGGGGGCTTTCCGAACGGCTCCGACGAGGAGTTGGAGCGCCGCGTCGGCCTGCGGCTGCGCCGGCAGAGCCTGCTGGAGCGGGAGAACGCGCCCACCCTCTGGGTGGTCATGGAGGAAGCGGTCCTGCACCGGGTCGTCGGCGGTCCGGAAGTGATGCGCGAGCAGATCGACCGGCTCCTGGAGGCGTCCGAGCTGGAGCACGTCAGCATCGACATCCTGCCCTTCGCCGTCGGCGCCCACGTCGGGGCCTGCGCCCCCTTCACCTACTTCCGGTTCGAGGAGCCGGAGCTGCCCGACGTCGTCTACAGCGAGATCCTCTCCGCGTCGATGTACCTGGACGAACGGGCCGACGTCGTCGCGCACCTGGAGGCGCACAACAGGATGTCGCTGCTCACCTCCACCCGGGCCAGCACGGCACTCCTGAACCGTATGCGCAAGGAGTACTCATGA
- a CDS encoding ATP-binding protein: protein MQAELVGEHSCGREHRARPHWKAITVTPHTSPSPGLLPPARPDLEHWFDLPSLRISVRTARDTVRRQLRAWRLPGDVCTDAVLLVSELATNAVLHSGSDRMLCGLSLTSHEQLRIEMHDDGRTSAGPAGCGSGPQDESGRGLLIVQQLADSWGTARSDRTGGHIVWAVLRVGL, encoded by the coding sequence TTGCAGGCTGAACTCGTCGGCGAGCATAGTTGCGGTCGTGAGCATCGCGCCCGTCCTCACTGGAAGGCGATCACCGTGACCCCCCACACGAGCCCTTCACCCGGACTGTTACCACCGGCGCGCCCCGACCTGGAACACTGGTTCGACCTTCCCTCGCTCCGAATCAGCGTGCGGACGGCGCGCGACACGGTCCGCCGGCAGCTTCGCGCCTGGCGGCTTCCCGGCGACGTGTGCACCGACGCGGTACTGCTCGTCTCGGAACTGGCGACCAACGCCGTGCTCCACTCCGGCAGCGACCGCATGCTGTGCGGCCTGTCGCTGACCTCGCACGAGCAGCTGCGGATCGAGATGCACGACGACGGGCGGACCTCGGCCGGCCCGGCCGGTTGCGGCTCCGGCCCGCAGGACGAGAGCGGCCGGGGGCTGTTGATCGTGCAGCAGCTGGCCGACTCGTGGGGGACGGCCCGTTCCGACCGCACCGGGGGCCACATCGTCTGGGCGGTTCTGCGGGTCGGACTCTGA